In Fundulus heteroclitus isolate FHET01 chromosome 18, MU-UCD_Fhet_4.1, whole genome shotgun sequence, a single genomic region encodes these proteins:
- the foxa3 gene encoding hepatocyte nuclear factor 3-gamma has translation MLSSVKMEAHDLPEWNTFYSETSEMYSSPSTMNSGLGSMSSMGSINSYINLNPATASPAGMNMAYPSSSLSSSSLATMGTGPSHMSLSPVASSLSSSTLTQLGSTAPASLGSLSHYQNMSQSMSQLGYTSAGSLSRAGPKEIPPKPYRRSLTHAKPPYSYISLITMAIQQSGSKMLTLNEIYQWIMDLFPYYRENQQRWQNSIRHSLSFNDCFVKVARSPDKPGKGSYWTLHPQSGNMFENGCYLRRQKRFKIEDKASKKGAKSQEGGSGKGGPGGDHLGEDHSPAGGSEGADSAHSDNSHPSSSDDQPHQRNTLVSLDCSQLSSSHLHSPPSSSTSSSIPPSSLSLSGTSPSSLSILQPQSLAGSSHLLPSAMQQHMDLQSDALKSLDPHYNFNHPFSITNLMSNEQKMDLKSYQDQVMAYNSYASGSPVGVRQIYDSPSPAAMDSGAYYQPLYNRSVLNAS, from the exons ATGTTGAGCTCTGTGAAGATGGAAGCGCACGATTTACCAGAGTGGAATACCTTTTACAGCGAGACCAGCGAg ATGTATTCCTCTCCCAGCACCATGAACTCTGGTCTGGGCTCCATGAGCTCCATGGGCTCCATCAACAGCTACATCAACCTGAACCCGGCCACAGCCTCTCCGGCCGGCATGAACATGGCCTATCCCAGCTCCAGCCTCAGCAGCTCTTCTCTAGCTACAATGGGCACTGGGCCCAGTCACATGTCTCTGTCCCCGGTGGCGTCTTCCCTCAGCTCCAGCACCCTAACTCAACTGGGCTCCACTGCTCCGGCCTCCCTGGGCTCTTTGTCCCACTACCAGAACATGAGCCAGTCCATGAGCCAGCTGGGCTACACCTCTGCTGGCTCCCTGAGCCGGGCCGGGCCCAAGGAGATCCCCCCTAAGCCCTACCGGCGCTCCCTGACCCACGCCAAGCCGCCGTACTCCTACATCTCACTCATCACCATGGCCATCCAGCAGAGCGGCAGCAAGATGCTCACCCTGAACGAGATCTACCAGTGGATCATGGACCTGTTCCCTTACTACCGCGAGAACCAGCAGCGTTGGCAGAACTCCATCCGCCACTCGCTCTCCTTCAACGACTGCTTCGTGAAGGTGGCCCGCTCGCCGGACAAGCCGGGCAAAGGCTCCTACTGGACTCTGCACCCGCAGTCGGGCAACATGTTCGAGAACGGCTGCTACCTGAGGCGCCAGAAACGCTTCAAGATCGAGGACAAGGCGTCCAAGAAGGGAGCCAAGAGCCAGGAGGGGGGCTCGGGGAAAGGAGGCCCCGGTGGAGACCACCTGGGGGAGGATCACAGCCCGGCAGGTGGGTCAGAGGGAGCGGACTCCGCCCACTCAGACAACTCCCACCCGAGCTCTTCGGACGACCAGCCTCATCAGAGAAACACCCTGGTTTCTCTAGACTGCTCCCAGCTGTCCTCCTCACACCTCCACAGCCCGccttcctcctccacctcctcctccatccccccatcctccctctccctctctggcacctccccctcctccctctCCATCCTCCAGCCCCAGAGCTTGGCCGGCAGCTCCCACCTCCTGCCCAGCGCCATGCAGCAGCACATGGACCTACAGAGCGACGCCCTCAAATCGCTGGACCCCCACTACAACTTCAACCACCCCTTCTCCATCACCAACCTCATGTCCAACGAGCAGAAGATGGACCTGAAGTCCTACCAGGACCAGGTGATGGCCTACAACAGCTACGCCAGCGGCTCGCCGGTGGGAGTGAGGCAGATCTATGACAGCCCCAGCCCGGCTGCCATGGACTCTGGAGCTTACTACCAACCACTGTACAACCGCTCGGTGCTCAACGCCTCCTAa